A single genomic interval of Daucus carota subsp. sativus chromosome 1, DH1 v3.0, whole genome shotgun sequence harbors:
- the LOC108227203 gene encoding probable tRNA N6-adenosine threonylcarbamoyltransferase, mitochondrial isoform X4: protein MVTCISSLTCLTLLPKPLFNHINLIKNFTLLKNFKPQKSNFYSLMLSPKSLSSLSLHNCSDPKSYLQTPLASNDDLVILGIETSCDDTAAAVVRSNGDILSQVVSSQADLLAKYGGVAPKMAEEAHSQVIDQVVQEALDKAKLTESDLSAVAVTIGPGLSLCLRVGVQKARKLAGSHSLPLVNVHHMEAHALVVRLTEREVQFPFMALLISGGHNILILARELGQYLQLGTTIDDAIGEAYDKTAKWLGLDLRRSGGLAIEELAREGDAGSIKFKVPMKQHKDCNFSYAGLKTQVRLAIESKNIDAEIPISSASTEDQSSRADVAASFQRVAVLHLEEKCERAIEWALEMEPFMKHLVVSGGVASNQYVRDRLDQVAKKKGLQLVCPPPSLCTDNEKAIISKKGRKGQRMRCHMLQYHMSFCFFAICSELCIQDYQNRQIWC from the exons atggTGACATGTATATCCTCACTCACCTGCTTAACCCTCCTCCCAAAACCCCTGTTCAACCACATAAACCTCATCAAAAATTTcactttattaaaaaattttaaacccCAAAAATCCAATTTTTATTCACTCATGCTCTCACCCAAATCCTTATCTTCTTTATCTCTCCATAATTGCAGTGACCCAAAATCATATTTACAAACCCCACTTGCTTCAAATGATGATTTGGTGATTCTTGGTATTGAAACAAGTTGTGATGACACTGCGGCTGCTGTT GTTCGAAGCAATGGTGATATTCTTAGCCAAGTTGTGTCTTCCCAG GCAGATCTGCTTGCTAAATATGGAGGAGTTGCTCCGAAAATGGCAGAAGAAGCACATTCACAAGTTATTGATCAG GTGGTTCAGGAAGCACTCGATAAAGCTAAATTGACCGAGTCAGATCTTTCTGCAGTTGCCGTTACTATTGGCCCTGGTTTAAGTCTTTGTCTACGTG TTGGGGTGCAGAAAGCCCGGAAACTTGCCGGGAGTCATAGTCTTCCTCTTGTCAATGTCCATCATATGGAAGCCCATGCTTTAGTAGTTCG GTTAACTGAAAGAGAGGTGCAGTTTCCATTTATGGCCCTTCTTATATCAG GAGGACATAACATCCTAATTCTTGCACGAGAACTAGGTCAATACTTGCAACTTGGGACTACGATTGATGACGCCATTGGTGAGGCATATGACAAGACCGCAAAGTGGCTAGGTCTTGATTTGAGGAGGAGTGGGGGCTTAGCTATTGAGGAGCTTGCTCGAGAAGGAGATGCGGGATCCATCAAGTTTAAA GTCCCTATGAAGCAACATAAAGATTGCAATTTTTCTTATGCTGGCTTAAAGACTCAAGTGAGACTGGCAATTGAATCTAAGAATAT TGATGCTGAAATCCCCATTTCTTCAGCTAGTACTGAAGACCAGAGCTCACGAGCTGATGTTGCAGCTTCATTTCAG CGAGTTGCGGTATTGCATTTGGAAGAGAAGTGTGAGAGAGCAATAGAATGGGCATTAGAGATGGAACCTTTTATGAAACATTTG GTGGTCTCAGGTGGTGTGGCATCTAATCAGTATGTCAGGGATCGGTTGGATCAGGTTGCTAAGAAGAAAGGGTTGCAGCTTGTTTGCCCTCCTCCAAGTCTTTGCACTGACAATG AAAAGGCCATAATTAgcaaaaaaggaagaaaaggcCAGAGGATGAGATGTCATATGTTACAGTATCATATGAGCTTTTGCTTCTTTGCTATTTGCAGTGAACTATGTATACAAGATTACCAAAACAGACAAATATGGTGTTAG
- the LOC108227203 gene encoding probable tRNA N6-adenosine threonylcarbamoyltransferase, mitochondrial isoform X1, which yields MVTCISSLTCLTLLPKPLFNHINLIKNFTLLKNFKPQKSNFYSLMLSPKSLSSLSLHNCSDPKSYLQTPLASNDDLVILGIETSCDDTAAAVVRSNGDILSQVVSSQADLLAKYGGVAPKMAEEAHSQVIDQVVQEALDKAKLTESDLSAVAVTIGPGLSLCLRVGVQKARKLAGSHSLPLVNVHHMEAHALVVRLTEREVQFPFMALLISGGHNILILARELGQYLQLGTTIDDAIGEAYDKTAKWLGLDLRRSGGLAIEELAREGDAGSIKFKVPMKQHKDCNFSYAGLKTQVRLAIESKNIDAEIPISSASTEDQSSRADVAASFQRVAVLHLEEKCERAIEWALEMEPFMKHLQSLSACLKVVSGGVASNQYVRDRLDQVAKKKGLQLVCPPPSLCTDNGVMVAWTGIEHFRVGRFDPPPPANELEDARLDLRPRWPLGEEYARGKSEARSLRTARMHPSLTSMIQASQQEENT from the exons atggTGACATGTATATCCTCACTCACCTGCTTAACCCTCCTCCCAAAACCCCTGTTCAACCACATAAACCTCATCAAAAATTTcactttattaaaaaattttaaacccCAAAAATCCAATTTTTATTCACTCATGCTCTCACCCAAATCCTTATCTTCTTTATCTCTCCATAATTGCAGTGACCCAAAATCATATTTACAAACCCCACTTGCTTCAAATGATGATTTGGTGATTCTTGGTATTGAAACAAGTTGTGATGACACTGCGGCTGCTGTT GTTCGAAGCAATGGTGATATTCTTAGCCAAGTTGTGTCTTCCCAG GCAGATCTGCTTGCTAAATATGGAGGAGTTGCTCCGAAAATGGCAGAAGAAGCACATTCACAAGTTATTGATCAG GTGGTTCAGGAAGCACTCGATAAAGCTAAATTGACCGAGTCAGATCTTTCTGCAGTTGCCGTTACTATTGGCCCTGGTTTAAGTCTTTGTCTACGTG TTGGGGTGCAGAAAGCCCGGAAACTTGCCGGGAGTCATAGTCTTCCTCTTGTCAATGTCCATCATATGGAAGCCCATGCTTTAGTAGTTCG GTTAACTGAAAGAGAGGTGCAGTTTCCATTTATGGCCCTTCTTATATCAG GAGGACATAACATCCTAATTCTTGCACGAGAACTAGGTCAATACTTGCAACTTGGGACTACGATTGATGACGCCATTGGTGAGGCATATGACAAGACCGCAAAGTGGCTAGGTCTTGATTTGAGGAGGAGTGGGGGCTTAGCTATTGAGGAGCTTGCTCGAGAAGGAGATGCGGGATCCATCAAGTTTAAA GTCCCTATGAAGCAACATAAAGATTGCAATTTTTCTTATGCTGGCTTAAAGACTCAAGTGAGACTGGCAATTGAATCTAAGAATAT TGATGCTGAAATCCCCATTTCTTCAGCTAGTACTGAAGACCAGAGCTCACGAGCTGATGTTGCAGCTTCATTTCAG CGAGTTGCGGTATTGCATTTGGAAGAGAAGTGTGAGAGAGCAATAGAATGGGCATTAGAGATGGAACCTTTTATGAAACATTTG CAATCTTTGTCTGCTTGTCTAAAGGTGGTCTCAGGTGGTGTGGCATCTAATCAGTATGTCAGGGATCGGTTGGATCAGGTTGCTAAGAAGAAAGGGTTGCAGCTTGTTTGCCCTCCTCCAAGTCTTTGCACTGACAATG GTGTCATGGTGGCTTGGACTGGTATTGAGCACTTTCGTGTGGGAAGATTTGATCCTCCACCTCCTGCGAATGAGCTAGAAGATGCAAGA CTTGATTTGCGGCCAAGGTGGCCACTGGGTGAAGAATATGCCAGAGGGAAAAGTGAGGCCAGGTCATTGAGAACAGCTCGGATGCATCCTTCACTTACGTCTATGATCCAGGCATCTCAACAAGAAGAAAACACGTAG
- the LOC108227203 gene encoding probable tRNA N6-adenosine threonylcarbamoyltransferase, mitochondrial isoform X2, with protein sequence MVTCISSLTCLTLLPKPLFNHINLIKNFTLLKNFKPQKSNFYSLMLSPKSLSSLSLHNCSDPKSYLQTPLASNDDLVILGIETSCDDTAAAVVRSNGDILSQVVSSQADLLAKYGGVAPKMAEEAHSQVIDQVVQEALDKAKLTESDLSAVAVTIGPGLSLCLRVGVQKARKLAGSHSLPLVNVHHMEAHALVVRLTEREVQFPFMALLISGGHNILILARELGQYLQLGTTIDDAIGEAYDKTAKWLGLDLRRSGGLAIEELAREGDAGSIKFKVPMKQHKDCNFSYAGLKTQVRLAIESKNIDAEIPISSASTEDQSSRADVAASFQRVAVLHLEEKCERAIEWALEMEPFMKHLVVSGGVASNQYVRDRLDQVAKKKGLQLVCPPPSLCTDNGVMVAWTGIEHFRVGRFDPPPPANELEDARLDLRPRWPLGEEYARGKSEARSLRTARMHPSLTSMIQASQQEENT encoded by the exons atggTGACATGTATATCCTCACTCACCTGCTTAACCCTCCTCCCAAAACCCCTGTTCAACCACATAAACCTCATCAAAAATTTcactttattaaaaaattttaaacccCAAAAATCCAATTTTTATTCACTCATGCTCTCACCCAAATCCTTATCTTCTTTATCTCTCCATAATTGCAGTGACCCAAAATCATATTTACAAACCCCACTTGCTTCAAATGATGATTTGGTGATTCTTGGTATTGAAACAAGTTGTGATGACACTGCGGCTGCTGTT GTTCGAAGCAATGGTGATATTCTTAGCCAAGTTGTGTCTTCCCAG GCAGATCTGCTTGCTAAATATGGAGGAGTTGCTCCGAAAATGGCAGAAGAAGCACATTCACAAGTTATTGATCAG GTGGTTCAGGAAGCACTCGATAAAGCTAAATTGACCGAGTCAGATCTTTCTGCAGTTGCCGTTACTATTGGCCCTGGTTTAAGTCTTTGTCTACGTG TTGGGGTGCAGAAAGCCCGGAAACTTGCCGGGAGTCATAGTCTTCCTCTTGTCAATGTCCATCATATGGAAGCCCATGCTTTAGTAGTTCG GTTAACTGAAAGAGAGGTGCAGTTTCCATTTATGGCCCTTCTTATATCAG GAGGACATAACATCCTAATTCTTGCACGAGAACTAGGTCAATACTTGCAACTTGGGACTACGATTGATGACGCCATTGGTGAGGCATATGACAAGACCGCAAAGTGGCTAGGTCTTGATTTGAGGAGGAGTGGGGGCTTAGCTATTGAGGAGCTTGCTCGAGAAGGAGATGCGGGATCCATCAAGTTTAAA GTCCCTATGAAGCAACATAAAGATTGCAATTTTTCTTATGCTGGCTTAAAGACTCAAGTGAGACTGGCAATTGAATCTAAGAATAT TGATGCTGAAATCCCCATTTCTTCAGCTAGTACTGAAGACCAGAGCTCACGAGCTGATGTTGCAGCTTCATTTCAG CGAGTTGCGGTATTGCATTTGGAAGAGAAGTGTGAGAGAGCAATAGAATGGGCATTAGAGATGGAACCTTTTATGAAACATTTG GTGGTCTCAGGTGGTGTGGCATCTAATCAGTATGTCAGGGATCGGTTGGATCAGGTTGCTAAGAAGAAAGGGTTGCAGCTTGTTTGCCCTCCTCCAAGTCTTTGCACTGACAATG GTGTCATGGTGGCTTGGACTGGTATTGAGCACTTTCGTGTGGGAAGATTTGATCCTCCACCTCCTGCGAATGAGCTAGAAGATGCAAGA CTTGATTTGCGGCCAAGGTGGCCACTGGGTGAAGAATATGCCAGAGGGAAAAGTGAGGCCAGGTCATTGAGAACAGCTCGGATGCATCCTTCACTTACGTCTATGATCCAGGCATCTCAACAAGAAGAAAACACGTAG
- the LOC108227203 gene encoding probable tRNA N6-adenosine threonylcarbamoyltransferase, mitochondrial isoform X3 translates to MVTCISSLTCLTLLPKPLFNHINLIKNFTLLKNFKPQKSNFYSLMLSPKSLSSLSLHNCSDPKSYLQTPLASNDDLVILGIETSCDDTAAAVVRSNGDILSQVVSSQADLLAKYGGVAPKMAEEAHSQVIDQVVQEALDKAKLTESDLSAVAVTIGPGLSLCLRVGVQKARKLAGSHSLPLVNVHHMEAHALVVRLTEREVQFPFMALLISGGHNILILARELGQYLQLGTTIDDAIGEAYDKTAKWLGLDLRRSGGLAIEELAREGDAGSIKFKVPMKQHKDCNFSYAGLKTQVRLAIESKNIDAEIPISSASTEDQSSRADVAASFQRVAVLHLEEKCERAIEWALEMEPFMKHLQSLSACLKVVSGGVASNQYVRDRLDQVAKKKGLQLVCPPPSLCTDNEKAIISKKGRKGQRMRCHMLQYHMSFCFFAICSELCIQDYQNRQIWC, encoded by the exons atggTGACATGTATATCCTCACTCACCTGCTTAACCCTCCTCCCAAAACCCCTGTTCAACCACATAAACCTCATCAAAAATTTcactttattaaaaaattttaaacccCAAAAATCCAATTTTTATTCACTCATGCTCTCACCCAAATCCTTATCTTCTTTATCTCTCCATAATTGCAGTGACCCAAAATCATATTTACAAACCCCACTTGCTTCAAATGATGATTTGGTGATTCTTGGTATTGAAACAAGTTGTGATGACACTGCGGCTGCTGTT GTTCGAAGCAATGGTGATATTCTTAGCCAAGTTGTGTCTTCCCAG GCAGATCTGCTTGCTAAATATGGAGGAGTTGCTCCGAAAATGGCAGAAGAAGCACATTCACAAGTTATTGATCAG GTGGTTCAGGAAGCACTCGATAAAGCTAAATTGACCGAGTCAGATCTTTCTGCAGTTGCCGTTACTATTGGCCCTGGTTTAAGTCTTTGTCTACGTG TTGGGGTGCAGAAAGCCCGGAAACTTGCCGGGAGTCATAGTCTTCCTCTTGTCAATGTCCATCATATGGAAGCCCATGCTTTAGTAGTTCG GTTAACTGAAAGAGAGGTGCAGTTTCCATTTATGGCCCTTCTTATATCAG GAGGACATAACATCCTAATTCTTGCACGAGAACTAGGTCAATACTTGCAACTTGGGACTACGATTGATGACGCCATTGGTGAGGCATATGACAAGACCGCAAAGTGGCTAGGTCTTGATTTGAGGAGGAGTGGGGGCTTAGCTATTGAGGAGCTTGCTCGAGAAGGAGATGCGGGATCCATCAAGTTTAAA GTCCCTATGAAGCAACATAAAGATTGCAATTTTTCTTATGCTGGCTTAAAGACTCAAGTGAGACTGGCAATTGAATCTAAGAATAT TGATGCTGAAATCCCCATTTCTTCAGCTAGTACTGAAGACCAGAGCTCACGAGCTGATGTTGCAGCTTCATTTCAG CGAGTTGCGGTATTGCATTTGGAAGAGAAGTGTGAGAGAGCAATAGAATGGGCATTAGAGATGGAACCTTTTATGAAACATTTG CAATCTTTGTCTGCTTGTCTAAAGGTGGTCTCAGGTGGTGTGGCATCTAATCAGTATGTCAGGGATCGGTTGGATCAGGTTGCTAAGAAGAAAGGGTTGCAGCTTGTTTGCCCTCCTCCAAGTCTTTGCACTGACAATG AAAAGGCCATAATTAgcaaaaaaggaagaaaaggcCAGAGGATGAGATGTCATATGTTACAGTATCATATGAGCTTTTGCTTCTTTGCTATTTGCAGTGAACTATGTATACAAGATTACCAAAACAGACAAATATGGTGTTAG
- the LOC108220867 gene encoding uncharacterized protein LOC108220867 translates to MLDPNTTLVGEGLWDEKTNSLVIVACRISSSSSSGDAHLGDCSFRLSLYYPSVWSIKNRDKVVGRIWTNKTAQDVGYFDPINFRNSVGFIKVPGFKYEYTEIEKVYKLCPKKALTRGERYPSGEFYDMRFDMSLQDSEYIGGASAKPIFIGNKSYLDYSVFRTNSRQGGNGENVKSEVEFENVVSDNVQLNVSYKLGISLMSGVKSGSGRHSILHTSFRPHGYIIISAEGVYDSGTGSLCMTGCRNLAFRNFQDCDIVLHFHFPGSTRAKGGFMKGSIQSTRNQSDPLFFEQLNMTSSASTSSEERQSLWRIDLEITMVLISNMNACILVSVATMVAFIMQFRLLQLAWTARHAGQSTDPDISVAEIKTLLILLPIYIVGGMDAYLLKWEKYNYSKSSRALNYSRVQYQQYTLWGYLRSYATLILDGFLFPQVILNLFQMSRQSALSMPFILGTTLVHSVPHANHLYVNNYVYANPSADFYSAAWDTIIPLASFLLVAVIYLQQRYGGLVILPTKFRDLELYAIVPEA, encoded by the coding sequence ATGTTGGATCCCAACACAACATTAGTTGGGGAAGGATTGTGGGATGAGAAAACGAATTCTCTAGTCATTGTTGCTTGCaggatttcaagttccagttcttCCGGAGATGCTCATCTTGGGGATTGTTCATTTCGGTTAAGCCTGTATTACCCTTCAGTATGGTCAATTAAAAACAGGGACAAAGTTGTGGGACGGATTTGGACAAATAAGACTGCACAAGATGTAGGGTACTTCGACCCGATCAATTTCAGGAATTCTGTTGGATTCATAAAAGTGCCTGGTTTTAAGTATGAATACACTGAAATTGAGAAGGTATATAAGCTATGCCCAAAGAAGGCTCTTACAAGGGGAGAGAGATACCCAAGTGGAGAGTTCTATGATATGAGGTTTGACATGTCTTTGCAAGACTCAGAGTATATTGGTGGGGCTTCTGCAAAACCGATCTTCATAGGCAATAAATCGTATCTGGATTATTCTGTTTTCAGAACAAACTCAAGACAGGGAGGTAATGGAGAGAATGTAAAATCCGAAGTGGAGTTTGAGAATGTTGTTTCGGATAATGTTCAATTGAATGTTAGTTACAAATTGGGGATTTCATTAATGAGTGGTGTTAAATCGGGATCTGGCCGTCATTCTATACTGCATACATCCTTCAGACCACACggttatataattatatctgcTGAAGGAGTTTATGATTCTGGGACAGGATCCCTTTGTATGACAGGCTGTAGAAATCTGGCCTTTCGCAATTTTCAGGACTGTGATATAGTCCTGCATTTCCACTTCCCCGGATCAACCAGGGCTAAAGGTGGTTTTATGAAGGGTAGCATACAAAGCACAAGGAATCAAAGTGACCCGCTTTTCTTTGAGCAGTTGAACATGACATCATCCGCCTCCACCAGTTCTGAGGAACGGCAATCCTTATGGAGGATTGATTTAGAGATCACAATGGTTTTGATCTCGAACATGAATGCATGTATACTAGTATCAGTTGCTACAATGGTAGCCTTCATCATGCAATTCCGTCTCCTTCAATTAGCCTGGACTGCACGACATGCTGGCCAGAGTACTGATCCGGACATATCAGTTGCTGAGATAAAGACTTTACTAATTTTGTTGCCAATATACATTGTTGGTGGGATGGATGCATATCTTTTGAAATGGGAGAAGTATAACTATAGCAAGTCATCGCGTGCACTTAACTATTCACGAGTTCAGTACCAGCAATATACTCTCTGGGGATATTTGAGATCATATGCTACCCTGATACTCGATGGCTTTCTCTTTCCCCAAGTCATTCTCAATCTATTCCAGATGTCAAGGCAAAGTGCTCTGTCTATGCCGTTTATCCTAGGAACGACATTGGTTCATTCAGTTCCTCATGCCAACCACCTTTATGTCAACAACTATGTGTACGCAAATCCTAGTGCAGATTTTTATTCTGCCGCTTGGGATACCATCATTCCACTGGCAAGTTTTTTGCTCGTTGCGGTCATATATTTGCAGCAAAGGTATGGTGGCCTTGTTATTCTTCCTACGAAATTCAGGGACTTGGAATTATATGCAATAGTGCCTGAAGCTTAA